Proteins from one Muntiacus reevesi chromosome X, mMunRee1.1, whole genome shotgun sequence genomic window:
- the LOC136154729 gene encoding protein FAM209-like produces MEPPSRESTSHHNDHVGSGWGGAHCDITKGQAWLVLSLQVPAQTSTPGAVSSRLTMWSVQWFLCFSMAVTYVDGLMFTSLRETAEELQRQVLCGGHCLIQQNQPEHAQDWLKMVLLGLFFIVLMYLTVKLTGESGESNVQTPPACQGGSFGSLGQKKKKASPDKDYMFATLTQLEMDLVKFVSRVRNLKLAAATCSNLSPPNVEVPADAHDTITVYELWCEEDSE; encoded by the exons ATGGAACCACCCTCCCGGGAGAGCACCAG TCATCACAACGACCACGTGGGTTCTGGCTGGGGCGGGGCCCATTGTGACATCACCAAGGGCCAAGCTTGGctggtcctcagtctccaggtgccAGCGCAGACCAGCACACCAGGAGCTGTTTCCTCTCGGCTCACCATGTGGTCCGTCCAATGGTTCCTGTGCTTTTCCATGGCCGTTACCTATGTCGACGGCTTAATGTTTACTTCCCTGAGAGAGACAGCCGAAGAACTCCAGCGTCAGGTGCTCTGCGGAGGACACTGTTTAATTCAGCAGAATCAACCAGAGCATGCCCAGGACTGGCTTAAGATGGTGTTACTCGGGCTTTTCTTCATTGTGCTCATGTACCTGACAGTGAAGTTGACAGGAGAGAGTGGTGAGAGTAATGTGCAGACTCCTCCTGCCTGTCAGGGTGGTTCATTTGGCTCTctgggacagaaaaagaaaaaggcctccccagacaaggACTATATGTTCGCTACCTTAACCCAGCTCGAGATGGACCTTGTGAAATTTGTGTCCAGGGTGCGGAATCTGAAACTTGCCGCGGCAACCTGCAGTAACCTCAGCCCTCCCAATGTTGAGGTTCCCGCAGACGCACACGATACCATTACAGTGTATGAACTCTGGTGCGAAGAAGACTCTGAATGA